A section of the Mastomys coucha isolate ucsf_1 unplaced genomic scaffold, UCSF_Mcou_1 pScaffold15, whole genome shotgun sequence genome encodes:
- the Fam110a gene encoding protein FAM110A isoform X1 yields the protein MKLRLSDQSSRNLCPRGADILGSWGQQRKKEPYPHGARYPAANFVPVSVFSPLPSGYVTAMPVDTLSPGAPAPPALPFRPRTKVPGYLLPRPADGGARKPSAVERLEADKAKYVKSLRVANTRQEPVQPPLARQPLFSPGPRGPVLTPSRRVLPCSGRRPQLDLDILSSLINLCDSPVSPSEASRTPGRPEGSAHKVPPATPPRPPPSTVAVRRVDVRPLPASPARPYPSPGTTTTSSPGRPPGLQRSKSDLSERFSRAAADLERFFNFCGLDPEEARGLGVAHLARANSDIVSLAGPSAGPCSSEGGCSRRSSATVEERTLERVPYGVSVIERNARVIKWLYGLRQARDSPTTEG from the exons ATGAAGCTGAGACTCAGTGACCAAAGCAGCCGTAACCTGTGCCCTCGTGGAGCTGACATTTTAGGGAGTTGGggacagcaaagaaagaaagaaccttaTCCACA CGGAGCCCGGTATCCAGCTGCCAACtttgtgcctgtgtctgtcttctcGCCTCTGCCCTCGGGGTATGTAACAGCCATGCCTGTGGATACGCTGAGCCCTGGAGCCCCCGCCCCCCCCGCCCTACCTTTTCGCCCGCGAACCAAGGTCCCCGGCTACCTGCTACCAAGGCCAGCAGACGGGGGAGCCAGGAAACCGAGTGCTGTGGAACGCCTGGAGGCTGATAAGGCTAAATACGTCAAGAGCCTGCGTGTGGCCAACACCCGCCAAGAGCCTGTGCAGCCCCCGCTAGCCAGACAGCCCCTCTTCAGCCCTGGTCCTCGCGGCCCAGTGCTCACACCCAGCCGCCGAGTCCTGCCCTGTTCTGGCCGCCGGCCCCAACTGGACCTCGACATCCTTAGCAGCCTCATCAACTTGTGTGATAGTCCGGTCTCCCCATCTGAGGCCAGCCGAACACCTGGACGGCCAGAAGGATCTGCCCACAAGGTCCCACCAGCCACCCCTCCTCGTCCGCCGCCTAGTACGGTAGCGGTGCGCCGAGTGGATGTTCGTCCCCTGCCTGCTTCACCTGCTCGGCCCTATCCATCACCTGGCACTACTACCACTTCCAGCCCGGGCCGGCCCCCTGGTCTGCAGCGCTCCAAGTCAGACCTGAGTGAGCGCTTTTCCAGGGCAGCAGCAGATCTCGAGCGCTTTTTTAACTTCTGCGGCCTGGACCCTGAGGAAGCACGAGGGTTGGGGGTGGCCCACCTAGCAAGGGCCAACTCGGACATCGTGTCTCTAGCCGGGCCAAGTGCTGGACCTTGCAGCTCTGAAGGGGGCTGCTCGCGCCGCAGCTCTGCTACAGTGGAAGAGCGGACCCTGGAGCGTGTCCCCTATGGGGTGTCTGTGATCGAGCGAAATGCCCGTGTGATTAAGTGGCTGTATGGGTTGCGGCAAGCACGAGACTCCCCCACCACTGAGGGCTAG
- the Fam110a gene encoding protein FAM110A isoform X2, protein MPVDTLSPGAPAPPALPFRPRTKVPGYLLPRPADGGARKPSAVERLEADKAKYVKSLRVANTRQEPVQPPLARQPLFSPGPRGPVLTPSRRVLPCSGRRPQLDLDILSSLINLCDSPVSPSEASRTPGRPEGSAHKVPPATPPRPPPSTVAVRRVDVRPLPASPARPYPSPGTTTTSSPGRPPGLQRSKSDLSERFSRAAADLERFFNFCGLDPEEARGLGVAHLARANSDIVSLAGPSAGPCSSEGGCSRRSSATVEERTLERVPYGVSVIERNARVIKWLYGLRQARDSPTTEG, encoded by the coding sequence ATGCCTGTGGATACGCTGAGCCCTGGAGCCCCCGCCCCCCCCGCCCTACCTTTTCGCCCGCGAACCAAGGTCCCCGGCTACCTGCTACCAAGGCCAGCAGACGGGGGAGCCAGGAAACCGAGTGCTGTGGAACGCCTGGAGGCTGATAAGGCTAAATACGTCAAGAGCCTGCGTGTGGCCAACACCCGCCAAGAGCCTGTGCAGCCCCCGCTAGCCAGACAGCCCCTCTTCAGCCCTGGTCCTCGCGGCCCAGTGCTCACACCCAGCCGCCGAGTCCTGCCCTGTTCTGGCCGCCGGCCCCAACTGGACCTCGACATCCTTAGCAGCCTCATCAACTTGTGTGATAGTCCGGTCTCCCCATCTGAGGCCAGCCGAACACCTGGACGGCCAGAAGGATCTGCCCACAAGGTCCCACCAGCCACCCCTCCTCGTCCGCCGCCTAGTACGGTAGCGGTGCGCCGAGTGGATGTTCGTCCCCTGCCTGCTTCACCTGCTCGGCCCTATCCATCACCTGGCACTACTACCACTTCCAGCCCGGGCCGGCCCCCTGGTCTGCAGCGCTCCAAGTCAGACCTGAGTGAGCGCTTTTCCAGGGCAGCAGCAGATCTCGAGCGCTTTTTTAACTTCTGCGGCCTGGACCCTGAGGAAGCACGAGGGTTGGGGGTGGCCCACCTAGCAAGGGCCAACTCGGACATCGTGTCTCTAGCCGGGCCAAGTGCTGGACCTTGCAGCTCTGAAGGGGGCTGCTCGCGCCGCAGCTCTGCTACAGTGGAAGAGCGGACCCTGGAGCGTGTCCCCTATGGGGTGTCTGTGATCGAGCGAAATGCCCGTGTGATTAAGTGGCTGTATGGGTTGCGGCAAGCACGAGACTCCCCCACCACTGAGGGCTAG